The following are encoded together in the Plasmodium reichenowi strain SY57 chromosome 3, whole genome shotgun sequence genome:
- a CDS encoding ATP-dependent RNA helicase DDX6, putative: MSYKTNCTNSNANTNTLNSSSNYNKIDDNLILDEEWKKKILEPLKDLRYKTEDVTKTKGNEFEDYFLKRELLMGIFEKGYEKPSPIQEESIPVALAGKNILARAKNGTGKTAAFAIPLLEKCNTHKNFIQGLILVPTRELALQTSAMIKELGKHMKVQCMVTTGGTSLREDIMRLYNVVHILCGTPGRILDLANKDVANLSGCHIMVMDEADKLLSPEFQPIVEELMKFLPKEKQILMYSATFPVTVKEFRAIYLSDAHEINLMDELTLKGITQYYAFVKERQKVHCLNTLFAKLQINQAIIFCNSITRVELLAKKITELGYSSFYIHARMSQTHRNRVFHDFRNGACRCLVSSDLFTRGIDIQSVNVVINFDFPKNSETYLHRIGRSGRYGHLGLAINLITFEDRFNLYKIEVELGTEIQPIPNEIDPSLYT; the protein is encoded by the exons ATGAGTTATAAAACCAATTGTACGAACTCTAATGCTAATACAAATACTTTGAATAGTTCTTCaaattataacaaaatagatgataatttaatattagATGAAGAAtggaaaaagaaaattcTGGAACCTTTAAAAGATCTAAGATATAAGACAGAAGATGTAACGAAAACGAAAGGAAATGAATTTGAagattattttttgaagaGAGAATTATTAATGGGTATCTTTGAAAAAGGATATGAGAAACCATCACCTATACAAGAGGAAAGTATACCTGTAGCTTTGGCtggaaaaaatattttagCAAGGGCAAAAAATGGTACAGGGAAAACAGCAGCTTTTGCTATACCCTTACTAGAGAAATGTAATACCCACAAAAATTTTATTCAAG GACTCATTTTGGTACCCACGCGAGAACTTGCCCTACAGACCTCTGCTATGATTAAGGAATTAGGAAAACACATGAAAGTACAGTGTATGGTAACAACCGGTGGTACGTCACTAAGAGAAGATATAATGAGGTTGTATAATGTAgttcatattttatgtgGTACTCCAGGAAGAATATTAGACTTAGCAAATAAGGATGTAGCAAATTTATCAGGTTGTCATATTATGGTTATGGATGAGGCagataaattattatcaccTGAATTTCAACCTATAGTAGAAGAACTAATGAAATTTTTACCAAAAGAAAAACAGATACTTATGTATTCTGCTACCTTTCCTGTGACTGTAAAAGAATTTCGAGCTATTTATTTATCGGATGCACATGAAATAAATCTTATGGATGAATTAACGTTAAAAGGAATAACACAATATTATGCTTTTGTTAAAGAAAGACAAAAAGTACATTGTTTAAATACATTATTTGCTAAACTTCAAATTAATCAAGCTATCATCTTCTGTAATAGTATTACTAGGGTAGAACTACTAGCCAAAAAAATTACCGAACTTGGATATAGCTCTTTTTACATTCATGCAAGAATGTCACAAACACATCGTAATCGTGTTTTTCATGATTTTAGAAATGGAGCATGTAGGTGTTTAGTTTCCTCAGATCTATTCACAAGAGGTATTGACATACAATCAGTCAATGTTGTTATCAATTTTGATTTCCCAAAGAATTCTGAAACTTATTTACATAGAATAGGAAGATCAGGAAGATACGGACATCTAGGATTAGCTATTAATCTTATAACTTTTGAAGATCgttttaatttatataaaatagaaGTAGAACTAGGAACGGAAATACAACCAATACCAAACGAAATTGACCCATCCTTATATACCTAA
- a CDS encoding histone H2A variant, putative, producing the protein MEVPGKVIGGKVGGKVGGKVLGLGKGGKGKTGSGKTKKAPLSRASRAGLQFPVGRVHRMLKSRISSDGRVGSTAAVYAAAILEYLTAEVLELAGNATKDLKVKRITPRHLQLAIRGDEELDTLIKATIAGGGVIPHIHKALMNKVPLPPTAQKKPKKN; encoded by the exons ATGGAAGTTCCAGGAAAAGTAATTGGTGGTAAAGTTGGAGGAAAAGTTGGTGGAAAAGTACTTGGTCTTGGTAAAGGAGGAAAAGGAAAAACag GTTCAGGTAAAACCAAAAAAGCTCCATTATCCCGTGCATCAAGAGCTGGATTACAATTTCCAGTAGGTAGAGTTCACAGAATGTTAAAGAGCAGAATATCTTCTGATGGAAGAGTAGGTTCCACAGCAGCAGTTTACGCCGCAGCCATTTTGGAATACTTAACAGCAGAAGTTTTAGAATTGGCAGGAAATGCAACAAAAGATTTAAAAGTTAAGAGAATTACCCCAAGACATTTACAATTAGCCATTAGAG GTGACGAAGAATTAGATACTCTTATTAAAGCAACAATTGCTGGTGGTGGTGTTATCCCACACATACACAAAGCTTTAATGAATAAAGTTCCACTTCCCCCAACAGCTCAAAAgaaaccaaaaaaaaactaa
- a CDS encoding hypothetical protein (conserved Plasmodium protein, unknown function) → MFRYLKNFLTFVYSIILLCEYLSFIKHCIAMNLRSYRKSSLYIFNNIVDDKRCSFPSCRKNCVNYINKDNHLKRFINKINNKNWLRYEKKKKENLNIKVNNSKCDKESMHMLIPMEIPIREMNKYKSNVIEYDDINKEINECKKKEKNNIKQGNEKGIDNKSVCNHVIEKKDVTMEDRINNCCNVNNYNSRQNKKDEHNLCSEENVSDIDDLKEKNKNTINTKIKKRTKENTKKKIESNINNNNNNKKNNNNDDDDDDDDVKRTRREEVRKKLSDLAKMRWQNEEERKKLLRSKNKFKHTEKTKKLLSYKIKLKWTDENYRKRIIEKTRIFNQDENTKRRKSILLKEKWKMKDFREKMLCNRKPYSIERRQKLSEIIKQKWREDEYKNKTLTAIKENYKKRKLLVGLNPNFNYIQNVMLFRQ, encoded by the coding sequence ATGTTTAGATATTTAAAGAACTTTCTTACATTTGTATAttctattattttattatgtgaatatttatcttttataaaacattGTATTGCTATGAATCTTAGGAGTTATAGAAAAAGCAGTctctatatatttaataacaTAGTGGATGATAAAAGATGTTCTTTTCCTTCATGTAGAAAAAATTGtgtaaattatataaataaagataatcatttaaaaaggtttattaataaaattaataataagaacTGGTTACGatatgaaaagaaaaagaaagaaaacttaaatataaaagtgAATAATTCCAAATGTGATAAGGAAAGTATGCATATGCTCATCCCAATGGAAATACCTATAAGagaaatgaataaatataaatcaaaCGTGATAGaatatgatgatattaataaagaaataaatgaatgtaaaaagaaagaaaaaaataatattaaacaaggaaatgaaaaaggaatagataataaaagtGTTTGTAATCATGTAATAGAAAAGAAAGATGTTACTATGGAAGATAGAATAAATAATTGTTgtaatgtaaataattacaatagtcgtcaaaataaaaaggatgAGCATAATTTATGTAGTGAAGAAAATGTATCCGATATCGATGACCTGAAAGagaagaataaaaatacaataaacacgaaaataaagaaaagaacaaaagaaaacacaaaaaaaaaaattgaatcaaatataaataataataataataataaaaagaataataataatgatgatgatgatgatgatgatgatgtAAAACGTACAAGAAGAGAGGAAgttagaaaaaaattatcagACTTAGCAAAAATGAGATGGcaaaatgaagaagaaaggaaaaaattattaagatctaaaaataaatttaaacaTACAGAAAAAAccaaaaaattattatcctataaaataaaactaAAATGGACAGATGAAAATTATAGAAAGAGAATTATAGAAAAGACAAGAATTTTTAATCAAGATGAAAATAcaaaaagaagaaaatctattttattaaaagagAAATGGAAAATGAAAGATTTCAGAGAAAAAATGTTATGTAATAGAAAGCCATATAGTATTGAACGTAGACAAAAACTATCagaaattataaaacaaaaatggAGAGAGGATgaatataagaataaaacattaacagctattaaagaaaattacaaaaaaagaaaattgCTAGTCGGATTGAATCCCAACTTTAATTACATTCAAAATGTGATGTTGTTTAGGCAG
- a CDS encoding hypothetical protein (conserved Plasmodium protein, unknown function) produces MNSYNFILSVYNQKIKNINNISESDETNSYHSFDTYSKSEEENNTHIFNDRTHKYQIDYLKNLLNNFIEKSNNFYIYKKIILSLKRVNEKFPFPKYYYYTTKLGSKKRKKKKRNIYKNIYNKSNNNIYSNNNIYSNNNTYSNNNTYSNNNTYSNNNSCSNNNCSKIKFPHLCSSSSSFLASYNTFNKKQIGKLKKYRTVRYIKSIIQRIKYEIIFNNPQNCERQNKIENKSKRKIYHFVWILKKKKKNIYLGTNWSCVHKKKKKKHLSIRKIKKRISLNFVNYDMKSTTIENCADEQHCNMEEEEVEQIKGECNIKHLKQNDNKIDVNQNEQEKFYPYDNINEKEISHPYNIYTNNENYEEKKKKTSNNFTAQNEDIVQEKIHTPFGGDNYNQELEENIKKSNIMSNNEIYTYNINNSFSIYKNVGNTYDNNINDIQNNKTYVKNNDDQNNVDNNNNNVDNNNNNVDNNNNVDDNNNVDNNNNNNNIYNNNFYNNNFYNKKNNIIEYMKNPCNYNICFPNIRTNNILSEDAYEENLTTPKKIVKKKQLNACCTFNIPSNSNSTLFYSNQSKMFYRPSNIYLDPMMDSSYLYWNEQDWVTRENNKNNDNYNENYKRDFMNTTKMDTHNILNTNNINGIYNSSSFYNNNNEVNYQVEENKNNKIHNINNHKTSFHYNNFVLPYPYESNTQHISSTYNKYVQHVHMKRDEKGSIPYNMFKDDNNKENFYINDSNKSTTYIKNKYHNKYTYTNELPSVPFKSLKSNLEEQKYLSTGILQKDKNSFENVKNDFEEEKKNSFEEKKNFEKEKNVFFHSIQNVLCLKKEIKKIKINLNNQRKYTFLHMDEKKKNELDNLIGYLMYQKMIRKKLKEYYFNKINKAFFTFLLRSNHANFSFSPHEVMLLKKWNLLKFKQARKNHILRNIKKNTQMNYSHDSQKVVTTPIIQEQKDNEKIVDNISISFPVTNNNIVFKPLNEYMRKKYDVNNLKKQEQRDNIIRYDDQNKRTLDNNNNNNNNNKVNNTIYKEEDNIYVDDFLLNDNKHSLLKSNNILSYLSTHRIIYMKKKKKDLNCNHLNEDNDSSNNKFLQIPSESFYELYDQNKTNIFDVFLFLKNIGYKNVHKSFKKKLKKKYIYLSKINNCNKMLSHIKYLFVKLLRNQIKDIIGIYINDCFINSTICFFLSLILFIFKNIHTIKIIRSHIYLSYFNIFLDYFRNNNLKCMYFICNNILYDLMIEMDTRSNNDSNENSEYKNDEILINNNIYNKNMCDNDYQAKRYKNFLIYFNQNYIKKRKNKKRNDMSIHNNKSNQGGKQLVQQCEQNTEKKYMEEQKININNSEQGKEKKIHKRRKKKYKIIIRKDKCKKYFMSTCEENKIVYKKKKKTIFFDDYGFYNYFTKKKKTNKQKNKQKNKQKNQKKKPNQQIGHDNKENTNGAQLTNINNDGMGKALDHDTNYKKNEQMNKQKKKNNNNNNKIERKESKLQQFINKLKMKKGNDSTTKVYDNNNINNMYDDNNINIYDDNNNNNIYDNNINIYDDNNNFNDDGRGNHINKYNIHSSSNNQSCISLDTLDGNSYDTYSHNIPKKYLYYLDLNKLEILKLCSNKLDDDALIYISNLIKKNKLNNLKVLDLRWNNFTYKSLLTLSFSLTNIIIKNKSTNNHIIKNQKEQKEQEEQKEQRNKKIQLRKLLLSGNNINSSLYSSFLSSFCTCNYVVVKNLDFSMNKIDNDGLYITYKYLQHIKKIQEKKKSAMLKRNQIYKQYEKLTPNQKEILHMQKKIKNKKNKLSNIYINLDHNNLKNSVYINKINKLLNNFPIQNYKKKKFKKHTNHNNQHVILSMQYNNIKNVYTNQENIKQKHRIQI; encoded by the coding sequence atgaaCAGTTACAATTTCATTCTATCTGTGTACAATCAGAagattaaaaatataaataatatttccGAATCAGATGAAACAAATTCTTATCATAGTTTTGATACGTATTCAAAGAgtgaagaagaaaataatacacACATTTTTAATGATAGAACACATAAATATCAAATCGACTACTTAAAAAATCTtcttaataattttattgaaaaaagtaacaatttttatatatacaaaaaaattattttatcattaaaGCGTGTTAACGAGAAATTCCCATTTCctaaatattattattatactaCCAAATTAGGTagtaaaaaaagaaaaaagaaaaaaagaaatatttataagaatatatataataaaagtaataataatatatatagtaataataatatatatagtaataataatacatatagtaataataatacatatagtaataataatacatatagtaataataatagttgtagtaataataattgtagtaaaataaaatttccTCATTTATGctcttcttcttcttccTTTTTGGCTAGCtataatacatttaataAGAAACAAATTGGAAAGTTAAAGAAATATCGAACAGTTAggtatataaaaagtataattCAAAGAATAAAGtatgaaataatttttaataatcCACAAAATTGTGAAAgacaaaataaaatagaaaataaatcaaaaagGAAGATATACCATTTTGTGTggatattaaaaaaaaaaaaaaaaaatatctaCCTGGGTACAAATTGGTCATGtgttcataaaaaaaaaaaaaaaaaacatttgtcaataagaaaaataaaaaaaaggatatcATTAAATTTTGTGAATTACGATATGAAAAGCACCACTATAGAAAATTGTGCAGACGAACAACATTGTAACATGGAGGAAGAAGAAGTTGAACAAATTAAGGGGgaatgtaatataaaacatctaaaacaaaatgataataaaatagatGTTAACCAAAATGAGCAGGAAAAGTTTTATCcttatgataatataaacgaaaaggaaatatcccatccatataatatatatacaaacaACGAAAATTAtgaggaaaaaaaaaaaaaaacaagtaataattttacagcacaaaatgaagatatagTACAAGAAAAGATACACACACCTTTTGGTGGCgataattataatcaagaattagaagaaaatattaagaaaTCCAATATTATGagtaataatgaaatatatacatataatataaataatagtttttcaatatataaaaatgtggGTAATACgtatgataataatattaatgatatacaaaataataaaacatatgtaaaaaataatgatgatcaaaataatgtggacaataataataataatgtggataataataataataatgtggataataataataatgtggatgataataataatgtggataataataataataataataatatttataataataatttttataataataatttttataataagaagaataatattattgaaTATATGAAGAACCCATGcaattataatatatgcTTTCCAAATATAAGgacaaataatattttaagtGAAGATGCATATGAGGAAAACTTAACGACACCcaaaaaaattgtaaaaaaaaaacaactAAATGCATGTTGTACATTCAATATTCCtagtaatagtaatagtaCACTTTTTTATAGTAATCAAAgtaaaatgttttatagACCGTCCAATATTTATTTAGACCCTATGATGGATTcttcttatttatattggAATGAACAAGATTGGGTCACTCgagaaaataataaaaataatgacaactataatgaaaattataagaGGGATTTTATGAATACAACAAAAATGGAtacacataatatattaaatacaaataatataaatgggatatataatagttccagtttttataataataataatgaagtAAATTATCAAgtagaagaaaataaaaataataaaatacataacattaataatcataaaacatcttttcattataataattttgttttacCATATCCATATGAATCTAATACACAACATATATCTTctacatataataaatatgtacaaCATGTACACATGAAACGTGATGAAAAAGGTTCTATTCCATATAATATGTTCaaagatgataataataaagagaACTTTTATATCAATGATAGTAATAAATCTACAActtatattaaaaataaatatcacaataaatatacatacacaAACGAACTACCATCCGTACCATTTAAATCACTAAAAAGTAATTTAGAGgaacaaaaatatttatcaacaggaattttacaaaaagataaaaattcttttgaaaatgtgaaaaatgattttgaagaagagaaaaaaaattcttttgaagagaaaaaaaattttgaaaaagaaaaaaatgttttttttcattctatacaaaatgttttgtgtttaaaaaaagaaataaaaaaaataaaaataaatttgaACAACCAAAGAAAATATACTTTTCTTCATAtggatgaaaaaaaaaaaaatgagcTCGATAATTTGATAGGTTATTTAATGTATCAAAAAatgataagaaaaaaattaaaagaatattattttaataaaataaataaggCATTCTTTACTTTCTTATTACGTAGTAATCACGCTAACTTTTCTTTTTCGCCACATGAAGTtatgttattaaaaaaatggaatctattaaaatttaaacaAGCCAGAAAAAATCACATCCTCCGgaacattaaaaaaaatacacaaATGAATTATTCTCACGATTCTCAAAAGGTGGTAACAACACCTATAATACAAGAACAAaaagataatgaaaaaattgTGGATAATATAAGTATTTCTTTCCCGGTTACAAACAATAATATAGTATTCAAACCCTTGAACGAATATATGcgtaaaaaatatgatgttaataatttaaaaaaacagGAACAAAgagataatataataagatatgatgatcaaaataaaaggaccttagataataataataataataataataataataaagtaAATAATACTATTTATAAAGAGGAggataatatttatgtcgatgattttttattaaatgataataaacATAGTTTATTAAAATCGAATAACATCCTTTCATATTTAAGTACACATAggattatatatatgaaaaagaaaaagaaggaTTTAAATTGTAATCATttaaatgaagataatgattctagtaataataaattcttACAAATACCTTCTGAATCTTTTTATGAGTTATATGATCAGaacaaaacaaatatatttgatgtatttttgtttctaaaaaatattggatataaaaatgtacataaaagctttaaaaagaaattaaaaaaaaaatatatatatttatcaaaaataaataattgtaataaaatgttaagtcatataaaatatttatttgtaaaattattaaGAAACCAAattaaagatataataggtatatatataaatgattgTTTTATAAATTCAACAATTTGTTTCTTCTTATCATTgattttgtttatatttaaaaatatacataccATCAAAATTATCAgatcacatatatatttgtcttattttaatatattcctTGATTATTTcagaaataataatttaaaatgcatgtattttatatgtaataatatactCTACGATTTGATGATAGAAATGGATACACGTAGTAATAATGATAGCAATGAAAACAGTGAATATAAGAACGATGAAATCCTAatcaataataatatttataataaaaatatgtgtGATAATGATTATCAAGCTAAAcgttataaaaattttcttatttactttaatcaaaattatattaaaaaaagaaaaaacaaaaaaagaaatgataTGTCTATTCATAACAATAAAAGTAATCAAGGCGGAAAACAACTTGTTCAACAATGTGAACAAAACAcggaaaaaaaatatatggaagaacaaaaaataaatataaataattctgAACAAGgaaaagagaaaaaaatacataaaagacgaaaaaagaaatataaaataattataaggAAAGACAAATgcaaaaaatattttatgtcTACATgtgaagaaaataaaattgtttataagaaaaaaaaaaaaacaatatttttCGACGATTATGgattttataattatttcaccaaaaaaaaaaaaacaaacaaacaaaaaaataaacaaaaaaacaaacaaaaaaaccaaaaaaaaaaaccaaaTCAACAAATTGGGCAcgataataaagaaaatacaAACGGGGCCCAGCTaacaaatattaataatgatggtATGGGGAAAGCATTAGACCATGATACAAATTACAAGAAAAACGAACAAATGAACAAgcagaaaaaaaaaaataataataataataataaaatagaaagAAAGGAAAGCAAATTACAacaatttataaataaattaaaaatgaagaaagGAAATGATAGTACAACAAAGgtttatgataataataatattaataatatgtatgatgataataatattaatatttatgatgataataataataataatatttatgataataatattaatatttatgatgataataataattttaatgatGATGGTAGGGGGAAccacataaataaatacaatataCATAGCTCGTCAAATAATCAATCCTGCATATCCCTTGATACATTAGATGGAAATTCTTATGATACTTATTCTCACAACATTCCTAAGAAAtacttatattatttagatttaaataaattgGAAATTCTTAAATTATGCTCAAATAAATTAGATGATGATgctttaatatatatatcaaatcttataaaaaaaaataaattaaataatttaaaagtCTTAGATTTAAGATGGAATAATTTCACATATAAAAGTTTATTAActttatctttttcattaactaatataattataaaaaacaaatcaacaaataatcatataataaaaaatcaaaaagaacaaaaagaacaagaagaacaaaaagaacaaagaaacaaaaaaatacaattacgtaaattattattatcaggaaataatattaacagCTCTTTATATTCATCTTTCTTATCTAGCTTTTGTACATGTAATTATGTTGTAGTTAAAAATCTGGATTTTTCAATGAATAAAATCGACAATGATggtttatatattacatataaatatttacaacatataaaaaaaatacaagaaaaaaaaaaatcgGCAATGCTTAAAAGGAACCAAATCtataaacaatatgaaaaattaacTCCAAATCAAAAAGAAATTCTCCAtatgcaaaaaaaaattaaaaataaaaaaaataaactatctaatatatacataaatctagatcataataatttaaaaaattccgtatatattaataaaataaataaacttttgaataatttcccaattcaaaattataaaaaaaaaaaatttaaaaagcACACaaatcataataatcaaCATGTGATATTAAGTATgcaatataataacataaaaaatgtatatacaaaccaagaaaatataaaacaaaaacacAGAATTCAAATTTGA
- a CDS encoding N-acetylglucosamine-1-phosphate transferase, putative, producing the protein MKNKILKNYVKPNKVIIYKPNISERFLFLILTIYLLFVLYVLKNTVYRNIILLYIAPCFILFKVTFICLPKFIHFLNEKGLCGIDLNKSGKEYVAEPIGLFPSILYFIFVLFYQLIYYNDHRILLEYNAGLLSIIFMTFLGFIDDILDLKWRYKVILPFFASLPLLLSYSGETHIRIPNFLIFIFKHRIINIGFLYYVYIILLSVFCTNAINIYAGINGLEIGQSLIISFFITIHNLIEITLNIGKSPIAENLILKQHFLSIIFTIPFLTINLATFSFNFYPSKGFVGNTLTYFCGMFLAVVSIFGHFSKTLVLFLIPQFLNFFISLPQLFHIIPCPRHRLPIINYKTNKLIYSHNYTLINLILYLFGPLSEYHLVLILFTFQFLTCSLGLFLRYYI; encoded by the exons atgaagaataaaattttaaaaaattatgttaAGCCTAATAAAgtcataatatataaaccTAATATATCTGAAAGGTTTTTGTTTCTTATTCTTacaatttatttattatttgttttatatgTGTTAAAAAATACAGTGTATAGAAACATAATTCTCCTTTATATTGCACCTTGTTTCATACTTTTTAAGGTTACCTTTATATGTTTACCAAAGTTTATACATTTCCTCAATGAAAAAg GCTTATGTGGAATCGATTTGAATAAAAGTGGAAAAGAATATGTTGCTGAGCCTATTGGTTTATTTCCATCCATTctatatttcatatttgtcttattttatcagctgatatattataatgatcATAGAATT TTATTGGAGTACAACGCAGGATTACTGtcaataatttttatgacCTTCCTg GGTTTTATAGATGATATTTTGGATTTGAAATGGAGATACAAAGTTATTTTACCTTTTTTCG cTAGCTTGCCATTGTTGCTGTCTTATTCAGGCGAAACTCATATCAGAATTCCAaactttttaatttttatttttaagcatagaattataaatattggATTTTTGTACtatgtgtatattatattgttatcGGTGTTTTGTACAAATGCTATAAACATATATGCAg GTATTAATGGGCTGGAGATTGGTCAGAGCTTAATTATATCCTTTTTCATAACCATCCACAATTTAATT GAAATAACATTAAACATTGGGAAATCCCCAATTGCCGAAAACTTAATTTTAAAGCAACATTTTTTGTCTATCATTTTTACCATTCCCTTTTTAACAATTAACTTGGCTaccttttcttttaatttttatccTTCAAAAGGATTTGTTGGAAATACCttaacatatttttgtGGAATGTTTTTAGCAGTCGTATCAATATTTGGGCATTTTTCAAAAACTTTAGTATTGTTTTTAATTCCACAATTTcttaatttctttatttctttaccacagttatttcatattattccATGCCCAAGACATAGATTAccaataataaattataaaacaaataaattaatttattcaCATAATTATACcttaataaatttaattctttatttattcgGACCCTTATCAGAATATCACTTGGTGCTTATTTTATTCACCTTTCAATTTTTAACATGTTCCCTTGGATTGTTTCTACGATACTATATTTGA